From the genome of Streptomyces sp. NBC_00523:
GCGGCCGGAGACCGCGACCGGGCCGAGCGCCAGGGAGGCCTTGGGCTCGGCGGTGACGGTGGCGGACTTCTCCAGCCAGTCCGCGAGCTTCTCCGCCTGCTCGTCCTGGGCGGTCACGTCGGCGTGGTCGGAGAACCGCCAGATCGCGACCTGGGTGCCGGCCGCAGCGGTCTCCTCGGTGAGCGGCCCGGTCTTGGCGGCCTCCGCGAGCTTCGCGAGGTCGTTCACCTGCGGGTAGGAGTGCTGGAGGATCCAGAGGATCTTGCCGGCGTCGTTGTTGCCGCCGAGCGAGGTCTGGTCCCAGGGGGTCTCCAGGTACTTCGCCCGGTCCTGGGTCGGGTTGTGGATATCGATGCAGTACGTCTTGAGCGTGCCGCCGCCGTCCACGTTCATCTCGAACAGCCCCGCGGACACCTTGCGCGTCTTGCCCCCGTCGTGCAGGAGCGCGGTGTCATAGGTCTTGAGGCCGTCCAGTACGGCGGTGGCCCCGCCCTGGTGCGCGGGCACCTCGTCGGCCGTCGCGGTGCCCGCGCCGACGAGGGCTCCGGCCACCACGAGGCCGGACGCCATCGCGGAAGCGGTCAGCCGGGCTATGCGCCCGCGCCGTGCGGTCGGGGCCGTCGCCTTGGATGACGAAGCGGTCGCTGAAGAAGCAGAAAACACTTATTTCCCCTCCGGGCGAGACCCTCGCGCCCGGTACGCGTGTGGGGATTGTCCCGCCTGCTACTCAAGTGCCTTGTGAGTACGGGGAGATCCTATGGAGCAAGCCATGAACAGTCCCCCGTCATACCATCCGACAACCATTCCGAATCGCAATCGTTATCCCGGGCACCTCGCGCCCCGTTGCGGCCACCGGCCCCGGCACGCTTGGTCGTCACGCGCTCACCAGATCGGAGTCGGGCTTCCGGGCCGCCGCACCCTCCTTCTGACGCACCGTCCGCCGCCGCACCGGCCGCTCCCGCACCGGCGCCTCCCCCGACGGCTCCGCGCCGCCCGCCGGTCCACCACCGTCCACCGGCTCCTCGACCGGCCGTTCCGGCGCCTCCCGTTCCGGCGCCTCCCGCACCGCCCACGGATCGGCCCCCGCCGCGACCGGCGCCGGCCCGTACCTCGAAGTCAGCCCCGGCTCGCCCCTGACCACCCGGCGAAAGGCCGCGGTGCCCCGGGTCAGATCGTGGCCCACCGCCACCGCCTCGATGTCCACGAAGGTCCGGCGCTGCCCCTCCAACTCCTCCTCGCGCACCTTCAGCCGGCCGTGCACCACCAGTGGCTCCCCCACCGCGACCGAGCCCGTCAGATTCGCGGCCAGCGTGCGCCACGCCCACACGGTGTAGAAGCTCGTGTGCCCGTCGGCCCAGACCTCCTTCGCCCGGTCCCAGCGCCGGGGCGTCACCGCGAACCTGAAGCGGGCCATACCCCCGCTCGCCGTCTCCCGGAACTCC
Proteins encoded in this window:
- a CDS encoding single-stranded DNA-binding protein, giving the protein MNETLVTLVGNAATAVEFRETASGGMARFRFAVTPRRWDRAKEVWADGHTSFYTVWAWRTLAANLTGSVAVGEPLVVHGRLKVREEELEGQRRTFVDIEAVAVGHDLTRGTAAFRRVVRGEPGLTSRYGPAPVAAGADPWAVREAPEREAPERPVEEPVDGGGPAGGAEPSGEAPVRERPVRRRTVRQKEGAAARKPDSDLVSA